Proteins encoded together in one Glandiceps talaboti chromosome 11, keGlaTala1.1, whole genome shotgun sequence window:
- the LOC144442638 gene encoding ADP-ribosyl cyclase/cyclic ADP-ribose hydrolase-like: MAGYQISSLLVFVTIVRSITSIKSNSFTGPGTPPEIQDIVIGRCEDFKLGYVNPKVPKEILSDTNCTELWELFYSAFAYRDPCDVTQESYDSFKMAAAHEYAVDTALFWDGWDIYDTVTQFAYGGRRRTTLDTTLIGYMGNYLYFCGSTTDPSGMDMTACPAEGECDFGLGSIDAFWAMASTYFAEHAAGKTRLFLNSNRPGGAFHLSDSFFTEYELSTITSDTVTFFDTELITFFGETPGDTCTSKSIQELTNILDDKGIPHECNENSRDVLHMMCIDSPDEEDCTSLLTSGCQPLYADISCGFILLLIHSVLIR, encoded by the exons ATGGCTGGCTATCAGATATCTTCGTTGCTTGTGTTTGTGACTATTGTGCGTTCTATTACGAGCATCAAGTCTAACAGCTTCACAGGTCCTGGTACACCTCCGGAAATCCAAGATATTGTGATAGGCCGTTGTGAAGATTTCAAATTGGGTTACGTCAACCCAAAGGTGCCCAAAGAGATATTAAG TGACACGAACTGTACAGAACTATGGGAGTTATTTTATTCTGCGTTTGCTTACCGTGACCCATGTGACGTCACACAGGAGAGCTACGACTCTTTTAAGATGGCTGCTGCTCACGAGTATGCTGTAGACACA GCTTTGTTTTGGGATGGCTGGGACATCTATGACACCGTAACACAATTTGCATATGGAGGAAGGCGTAGAACAACTCTAGACACAACACTTATCGGTTATATGGgaaattacttgtatttttgCGGTTCTACTACTGATCCTTCCGGCATGGATATGACAGCCTGTCCCGCTGAGGGAGAGTGTGACTTCGGACTGGGCTCAATTGATGCTTTCTGGGCGATGGCTTCAACTTAt tttgcaGAGCACGCAGCTGGAAAAACGAGACTGTTTTTGAATAGTAACCGTCCCGGTGGAGCATTCCATTTAAGCGACAG CTTTTTTACAGAGTATGAGCTATCTACAATTACGTCAGACACTGTTACTTTCTTTGATACCGAATTAATCACTTTCTTTGGAGAAACTCCAGG AGATACCTGTACGTCGAAATCTATCCAAGAGTTAACAAACATTCTTGACGATAAAGGAATACCTCATGAATGTAATGAAAATTCAAG GGATGTGTTGCACATGATGTGCATTGACAGTCCTGATGAAGAGGATTGCACAAGTCTACTAACCAGTGGTTGCCAACCGCTTTATGCAGACATATCTTGTGGATTTATTTTACTTCTTATTCACTCTGTTCTAATTAGATGA
- the LOC144442504 gene encoding neutral cholesterol ester hydrolase 1-like, giving the protein MESNENCGSYQNYTMKNLIVIVILGGLSAYFLYCPLPDGISQPGWVRVHYARGQLFSLLTNMASLLGMMEEMDVLRFHSNLDCWIATMGLTHTPVKYTDTTFDGVNVRIHSPDNKGDKLQPGMVYIHGGGWVRGRADTFHYLSESIASKTGAVIVSIDYRLAPEHKYPIPKDDCLKATVWFLQHASDYNVDEHRIGIFGDSAGGNLAAAVSQVLTFEEKYLKMNLPKLKFQGLIYPALQAVDFDTPSYQQNGDLFYLPKLKMIKYWARYMSGDLKFVDAMSTNNHTSPKIKHKTQDELSHSIIPKQFKQYSFKEAESLDFGNEDVSKKIESVLLDPYFAPLMRSDLRGLPPAYVLTAQFDVLRDDGILYAKNLEKSGVDVTWHNYEDGFHSIIEYPEGPFTVGRKANDDFIHYISVNL; this is encoded by the exons ATGGAAAGCAATGAAAACTGTGGTAGTTATCAG AATTATACAATGAAGAACTTGATAGTAATCGTTATACTTGGTGGACTGTCTGCTTACTTCTTATATTGTCCACTTCCTGATGGCATCTCACAACCAGGCTGGGTCAGAGTTCACTACGCAAGGGGACAGTTGTTCAGTTTGCTG ACAAATATGGCTAGTTTATTGGGAATGATGGAGGAGATGGATGTCTTacgatttcattcaaatttggaTTGTTGGATCGCTACTATGGGACTGACTCATACACCAGTTAAATACACAGATACAACATTCGACGGTGTTAACGTTCGTATCCACAGCCCTGACAACAAAGGCGACAAACTGCAACCTGGGATGGTATACATACACGGTGGTGGTTGGGTACGAGGGCGCGCTG ATACGTTTCACTACCTAAGTGAAAGCATTGCATCAAAAACTGGTGCTGTTATCGTGTCAATTGA CTACCGACTTGCACCAGAACACAAATACCCAATTCCCAAGGATGACTGTCTGAAGGCAACCGTGTGGTTTTTACAACATGCATCTGACTACAACGTCGATGAGCATCGTATTGGTATCTTTGGAGACAGTGCTGGAGGTAACCTTGCTGCTGCTGTATCTCAAGTTTTaacttttgaagaaaaatactTAAAGATGAACTTGCCGAAATTAAAATTCCAGGGTCTGATTTACCCAGCTCTACAAGCAGTAGACTTTGACACGCCATCATATCAACAGAACGGGGATCTGTTTTATCTTCCcaaattaaaaatgataaaatattgggCAAGGTACATGAGCGGAGATCTTAAGTTTGTTGACGCAATGTCAACCAACAACCACACTTCCCCCAAAATAAAACACAAGACGCAGGATGAACTGAGTCACAGTATTATTCCTAAACAATTCAAGCAATATAGTTTTAAAGAAGCAGAGAGTCTTGACTTCGGAAATGAGGATGTCTCCAAGAAAATAGAGAGTGTCCTCTTAGATCCATACTTTGCCCCGCTAATGAGATCTGATCTCAGAGGTCTTCCACCAGCTTACGTACTCACGGCTCAGTTTGATGTCTTGAGGGATGATGGAATCTTGTATGCTAAAAATCTAGAAAAATCTGGGGTTGATGTTACATGGCATAACTATGAGGATGGGTTCCATAGTATCATAGAATATCCGGAAGGACCATTTACCGTAGGACGGAAAGCAAATGACGATTTCATTCACTACATATCCGTTAATTTATAG